A stretch of DNA from Posidoniimonas polymericola:
TCCTCACCGCTCGATGGGATCGACGCGACGGCGACGTCGGGTGGGGCGGCCCCCCTCTTGTCGAGCCCGAGCCGAGGGAATTCCACCCACGGAAAACCCGGAGGGACCGATATATCTCTGCGAGAGATTGAACGGGAGGAACACGCTCTACGCTCACCCGCATTGCCAACGCATTGCCTCCGGCCCCACCCCTCAACCAACTACGCCGGGCAGACTTCAACAGTTCCCACGAATTGACGACGCCGCGCGGACATTGCGACTGACGCCAGTTCGCCGCTAGCCGCTGGGTGGCCGTCCGGTTCGAGCCGTCGCTCAGAAGCAGGCCCCCCGTGCCGACGGACGCGTCCAGGTCATCGGGAACGCAGTCAGGGCAGCCAGCACTGCCAAACCACCCAGGCTTCCCAGGCCGCCAGTCGTGCGAAATTGGCCAGCAAGAGGGAAGAGCGGCGCCTGCCGGACCCTGCCAGGCGATCGCCGGCGAGCCGCGTCGATCAGCTGGCCCCAGCCGCTTCCCAAACTGGCGAAGGCCCTGCTCTCGACAGATCTACCGCGGCCGCGAGGGTATCCGCCATGTGTCATCACTTCGATATTTACCGCGAGAACCTAAGGTCGAACGACCCATCAGACCGGGTTTCCCGAACGAATTCGCCCAGGAAAAACTAAAGCCTGCATAAACCACTACTCAGAAAGCACTTACGGATCACGGCCGCCAACTAGACACTCACCACAACGGGAATCATCCGCCTGCCCAAAAACCAGGCAGTCGGCCGTGCTCGAGACTCGGGCGCCAGCTGCCGGCGAATAGGCGCCGCCCGGCAAATGCCGTAAGTGCAAGCAATGCAAGGACTTCTCGCATGCGGTTTGCCCACCCCGGAAAGATGACAGCAAACACGAGGACTGGCGTGGTCCTCCCGGTCCATCCCGTACACGCATCTCTGGAAGGAGACGAGTGCTGTGCAGAATCAATCCACAGAAAGCTACCAACAAGTCCTGCTCGCCGCTGAGCGACTTTTCCAAACCTCACCCGACTGGGTGGTGTTCTTCCGCGAGATCCTCGGCATCGAGGGTCTCGCCCGGCAGACATTCCCCAACTTCGACGACCTGACCGCCTTCGAGAAGAGCGACGAGTTCGACCAGATCCAGAAGATGCTAGTCAAGCTCCGCGAGCAGAAGCCGGCCGCCGACGCCGACTCGGAACCAACCCGCGTGATTACTGTCCGGCTCCCCAAGAGCATGCACGAGTACCTGCGGACCGAGGCCCACGACCTGCGGACCAGCATGAACAAGCTCTGCATCTCCAAGCTGCTGCAGGTGATCGAGCAGGACATGATCCCGACCGAGAAGAACGCCCCGCCAAAGCGCCGCACGACGCTCACCCCGTCGCCGGCCGCCACGGAAGCTGCTAGCCCGGTTCAGGCGTCGACCAACGGCGCCGCGGAGCACGCCCCCGGCGGGTTCCGCCCCACGTTCCAGTAGGCCGACGGTCTACCAACAGGCAAAAGCCGCCCTGGGGACCTCCCCTGGGCGGCTTTTTTGTTGGGCGTCACCGCGCCGGCGCGCTCCGGCTAGTCACAGGTGAGCCTAGACCAGCCCGGGAGGGGTCCACGCCGCCCACTGCGCGGCCTCCAAGAAACTGCCGGCATCCGCCGGCAGCTGCGCGGGCTTAGCAGGGGAACGTCAGATTGATGGAGACTTGGCTACCAGACTTCACCAACCCCATCGGCTTTCTCCCACTTGCTCACGAGACACGCACTCGCCGGGCAGCGGGGCACTACTCAGGAGGGGTGACGCCCGGGGCTCCCTCGCTGGCGCGTCGGGCAGGCATTGGTGCGGTCTGCCAACTGCGGCGGGGTGGCAGGATGGCTGACAGCTGCGGTAGAGACACAAAAAAACCGCCGAGGCGACCAGCTGGTCACCTCGGCGGCTTGGTATCAAATCGCGGTTAGCAGCAAAACGCTACGATCAGTTAGGATCGTCGAAGGTCTCGCGGCCGTTGCGGGTGAGCATCCACAGGTACACGTTCGTGTCGATGTTCTCCGCGACTGCCTTGGCGCGGCCGTCGCCGAAGCCGTGCTGCACAACCGACGGGTGAGCCGAGCTCGGGCCCCACTTGTGGGCCTCGCTCCCGTGCAGGTTCTGAGACTTGTTCTCGTAGTACAAGTCCTCCGGATTGGGGACCGCGTTGGCAGTGGCCGACTTGTCGGTGCCCTTGTTCAACGAGTGGGCCGCCGCCGTGGCGCCGGCGCCGTTCACCGAGTCAAGCTGCCATGCGTTCTTGTTGGTGGCGTTCGCGACGTTCGGGGTGAAGTTCGGAACCTGCCCACCGCCTTCATAGTTCGGCCAGAAGGCCACGCCATAGGCGGCCAGGCCGCTGTACCAGCTGGTGTAGAGCTGCTCGCGGCTCTCGGAGATCATCGCGACCTTCGAGCTGCCGTCCGACAGGCTGGCGAACGAGTGACCCTTCTTGGTGACCCGACCGCCCGGGGCGCCCGGGAATGGGATGGCGCCGTTGCCGCAGTACGACGAGTTGGTGCACGGCGACGCGTTGGTGTCACGCGAGCCGCTGGTGCCCAGCTGGCTGCCCGTGGTGTAGTGGGTCGAGGCGAGGGCAATGTAGTTGCCGGTCGCGACGCCATCTCCCACGGTGGTGACCGTGGTAATTTCGACGCTCTCGTCGCCGGGGAAGCTCGGGCAGAGCGCGAACTCAAGCTGCTGCTCCCAGAAGTAGGGGTTCGTCGCCGATGCCGCGGCGCCCGACAGGGTCATGAAGAGGCTGTCGTTGGCGCTGCCCGTATCGAAGGCAGAGTTGCGAAACGTGCCCGAGTTCTGGCTGATCCTGTTGTACAGCGGCTGCTCTTCGAGGTACGGCAGCAGCTGAACCATCCAGCTGTACCCGTCGTTTAGATTGGCCGTCGAGCGGTTCAGGGCGTCCGATCCAGCGACGCCGATGTTGGTCGGCACAGCATTGCCGGGCAACACAAACGGCGACGACGACGCAAGCGGGAAGTACTTGTACGTGTCGTGGTGGTTGTGGGTCGCCAGCACGAGCTGCTTCATCTGACTCAAGCACTGGTTGCGCCGGGCTGCCTCACGAGCGGCCTGAACCGCCGGCAGCAGCAGCGCGATAAGGATACCGATGATCGCAATCACGACCAGCAGCTCCACCAGGGTAAAACCCCGGCTTTCGCGTCCACGTAGTCTCATAGTGACACCTCTCCTAAAACAAAAAGGGATAAATAAGGACGACGCGGCCCAATCGGACCGGCGCCAATACCTACGGTTCGAAACACCCGCGAGAGACTATTGCCGCATGGGAAAGGCTCGTTGCGTAGCCGACCAGGGGCAGTTCGTGTCCGCAGACGGCGGAAAGAGATTAGCTGGCGCTCGATGTGTCCCGTACATCGACGCCTCGAAACGAGTACGCCCGCCTCCAACAAGCAGGGAGAGCCCCCACCAGTAGACGCGAATAGCTGCCCTCTCACCGTATCTCGGATAATAACCGGGACTTGCAATCGATGTCAATCAGTTGAACGCGGTTCCTGCGGGCCGGTGCGTGCGACTGGATCTCACACGACGAGGTCCCTCGGGAGGTCCCCAAGCAGTGAGAAGACGCGGCCACCAGGATTGACGTAGGTCTTTATTTTAAAAGGACTTGCTGCAATAATCAGGACCCGCTCGACGTGGCCATTCGCCGGTGTTTCTTACCGAATATCCTGCCCCAGCAATGCAAATCATCCTCGGCCCTCCGGGCGCCCGGCTCGCAGAAGAATCGGTGCGGCTTTACGTCGGCGGGCTCGAATCGGGGCCGTTTGCTGCTGGCAGCTGGCTACTCGTCGAATCTGCAACCGCGGCTCCGGAGTTGACTGCACTGCTAGCAACCCAAACGGGGGGTATGCTAGCGCCCGGGGTAAAACCCCTGCATCAAGCGGCCGACGCGGTCGTGGGCGCGGCCCCGGAGCCGATCACGCCGCTCGGTCCGGTTGCGAGAAACCGTTTGATTGAGGAGATCCTCCTCCGCGGGGGCTTCTCTGGCCGATTCCGGCTGTTGCAGGAGGCGCGGGGCTCTGCGGGTGGGTTGGATTATGTCGCCGCGGCGATCAGGGATTTTGCCCTCGCCAACGCCGAGCCCGACGAGGTACTCGACAATGCCGCGGCGTTGCGGAACCCGCGGATCTCGGAACTCGCCCGCGCGTACCAGGACTACTGCCGAGAATGCACGCGTCGCCGGCTGCTCGACCGCGAGGGGCGGCTCCGCCACGCGTGCGAGCTGCTCGAGTCGGGGCGCCTGCCGGGCGGCCCGCCGGGTCTGGTCGCGGCGGTCGGGCTCGACCGGCTGAGCCTGCTCGAGTCGCGGTTCCTGCAGGCGGCCTTCCGGGGGGCCGAGCGACGCGTGGCGGCGTTCACCATCGACAGCCCGGCGGCGTTCGAAACCGACCACGCGGCTTCGGCCATCTACGCCGGTCCGGTGCAAACGGTCCAGCGGCTGCGGACGCTGTTCCCTGACTCCACAACGACCTGGATCGAGAGCGGCCTGCCAGCCACAGACGCGCGGCGCCACGCCCTGGACGGCATGTTCCGCGACCCCCGCGACACCATTGTGCCGGCTGCCCCCGCTACCCCTGGCTCCATCCGTGTGCGCGGCGCCAAGGGCCTGCAGGACGAGGCCGACGCCGCGGCGCACCAGGCAAAGCGGCTGCTGCTGTCCGGCGCCGCGGCCGACGAGCTCGTCGTCGCGACGCGTTCGCTCGGCGCCTGGGCCCCCCGGCTCCGCGAGGCGTTTGCCCAGGCGGGCGTCCCGGTGGCGATCGAGGGCGCCAAGTCGTTCGGCGAGACCTCACTTGGCCGCTCGGTTGGCTTGCTGCTGCGACTTGCGGCCGGCAACTGGGCGTTCGAGGAGGTGCAGAGCGTTGTCTCATCGCCGCGGTTCGCCGGTTTGGACTCCCGGCTATCCGGCGACGAGCGGCCGCTGGCGTCGCGGTTTGGTTTTGCGACCCGGCGGGCGGCTGTCGAGTGGATCGTAGGCGAGCAGCTGCTGCCCAAGGGTCGCCGGGCATTGATCGATCGGGTCACCTGGCTTGCGACGACCGAACAAGAATCCGCCCCTGAACCGAATACAGACCAAGCAACTCCCCGCCCAGAATCGCCCGACCGCCGACGTGCGCGGCTGTCGGCCGCGGCTACGCTCGCGGCTCCGGCGCTGCAGCTGCTGGGCGACGCAACGCAAGAATTTGGGCAAGAGGCGCCGCCGCTGGCCTGGCACGACCGTATCGCGGCGGCATTGACGCTGCTCGACTACCGTTCCTATGACCCTTTGACCCAGGCCGACGACGTGGCGGCGCTGGCTGCCCTCGAGGACGCGCTGGCGTCACTCGCCCAGCTGGCGGAACTACGGGGCGGCGAGGCGACGGCGCTGCCGCTGCCGGAGGTCCAGCGGCTGGTGCAGGGGTGGCAGAGCCGGCTGCGGCTCGACCAACGCTGGGACTCGGAAGGCCGGGTGCGCCTCCTGACCGCGGAGACTGCGTGCCAGACCGGCTGCGGCCACCTGCTGCTGGTGGGGCTCGACGAGCAATCGTTCCCGAGGCCCGACGCCACGATCGCTATCGGCGTCGCCGACGATCAGCAGCAACTGCACCACGGCAACGAGATGCTGCTGTTCGCCAAGCTGCTCGCCGCGCCGCGCGAGTCGGTGACGCTCTCCTACGCCGCCGTAGATGAGAAGGCGCAGACCCTCAACCCGAGTTCGTTCGTGGCGGAGCTCGAGCGGCTTTTCCCGCCCGGCTCGCTCCGCGAAACTTCGGCCCCTGTTGCCGCTACGGCCCAGGACGCGCTGCAGCTCCGCCGGCAGGCGGTGCGGCGGTTGATGGAGGGCGACGCCCAGCCGCTCGCCCAGTTCGCTGGCCTGCCCGACGCCCCGGCGGCTTCGTTGGGGGCGGCACTGATCGCGTCGCACGACCGTTCGCACGGCGAGCACTTCGGCCCCTACGAGGGGGTGCTGGGCGGCTCGACGGCCGCAGAGTGGGCCGCCACCCGCTTTGGCCCCGAGCACCTCTGGAGCGCCAGCCAGCTGGAGGACTACGGCGAGTGCCCGTTCAAGTTTTACATGAAGCACGTGCTCCGCGCCGAACCGCTCGAGTCGCTGGCGTTGGACGTCGACTACCGCCGCCGAGGGTCGCTGCTGCACGACGCGATGGTCCGGTTCCACCGCCATGTGAACGACCTGCTGGGGGTCGGCTCGGCGCCCTCGACCCTCGACGCCGAGGCGTTCACCGCGGCGTTCCGGGCCGCGGTCGAAGAAGCGTTCCAGACGCTGGCCACCGCCCAGCACGAAGCGGTGGTTGCCGAGATCGAGATGATGCAGGCCGCGGCCTGGGACCAGGAGTACTGGCGTCAGCACGCGGCGTACGACCAGAAGCACAACTCATTCGAAGAGCCCCTCTCGCCGCGGCACTTTGAGGCCCGCTTCGGTCCGGAGGTCTCGGCGCCGGACGAGACGCCCGACCCGCTCTCGACGCAGCAGCCGTTCACGCTGGAGGCCGGCGGGCTGCAGATCCTGCTGACCGGTCAGGTCGACCGGATCGACGTCGGCCGCGTCGCGGGGCAGGCGGTGTTCAGCATCATCGATTACAAAACGGCCCGCTCGCTGACGCTCAAGCAGGAGGACATCGAGTCGGGCCGGTTGCTGCAACTGGTGCTGTACACGATCGCCGTCAGCGACCACCTGTTCGCGGGGCAGGACATCGCCCCCTGGCGGAGCGGGTACTGGGTCGTGCAGAACGACGGCTTCAAGACCGGCAAGCTGCCGCAGCCCGGTGAGCAAGCGGGCGGCCAGATCGTGACCGCCGAAGACTGGCAGGAACTTGTCGCCACCGTGCGGCAGCGCGTTGGCGAGATTGTCCGCGACGTGCGGGCGGCCCGGTTCCCAATGTTCAACACGGACGAGGACTGCGGCGGCCGCTGCGAGTTCCGTACGACCTGCCGGGTCTCGCAGGCCCGCAGCCTCGGCAAGACGCCGATCGGGGAGGACGCGTGAGCCGCCTCTCCTACACCAACGAACAATCCGCGGCGATTGAGACCCGCGGCGTGTCGATCGCGCTGGACGCCGGCGCCGGCTGCGGCAAGACGTTCGTGCTCACCGAGCGTTTCCTGGCGCAGCTCGCCCCCGGCGACGATGCGCTCGAGCTGCACGAGCTGGTCGCGATCACCTTCACCGAGGCCGCCGCCCGCGAGATGCGGGAGCGGGTCCGCGGAAAATGCCTGGAACGGCTGGCGGCCGCGGCGGCCGACGAGGCGCCGCACTGGCTGCGGCTGCTCCGCTCGCTAGACGCCGCGCGGGTCAGCACGATCCACGCATTCTGCTCGACCCTGGTCCGCAACTACGCGCTGGAGTTGCGGCTCGACCCGAGCTTCCAGGTGCTCGACCAGGCCGCGGCCGACGTGCTGCTGTCGGAGTCGACCGACCGGCGGCTGCGGTCGCTGCTCGACGACCGGGACGCGGACGTGATCACGCTGGCGGCCGAGTTCGGTTTCGCGGGACTCAAGAGCCGGGTCAAGCCGCTCCGCGACTACGCGGGTGGCTTCGGGCTAGGCGAATGGGCAGCTCGGCCGCCGGAGGAGATGGTCGCGGCGTGGCGTGACTACTTCCGGAAGGTTGTCGCCCCGCTCGAGCTGCAGCAGCTGGCCGAAGATCCGGCGATCGACGAGATCCGCTCGCTGATCCCCGAGTGCACCGGCGAGGCCGAGACCCGAGGAAAGCTGGCCGCGCTCGACACGGCGCTCAACGCCCTGCGGCAGGGCGAGACCGAACTCGATGTTGCTCAGCTCCGCAAGCTGGCGATGGTGCAGGGCGTGTGCGGCAAGAAGAACGACTGGCCATCGCCCGACACCAAAAAGCTGTACGGCGACGCCTGCAAGCGTCTGCGTGATCGGATCGACAAGCTGAGCAAGTGGGCCGATCACGAGCAGCAGCTCGAGGCCGCCATCCTCGGCCAGCGGCTGGCGCGGGTCACGACTGCGGTCGTGCAGGAGTACACCAAGGCAAAACGCGCCGCCAGTGCGCTCGACTTCAACGACCTGCTGGGGCACGCCCGCCGGCTGCTGACCGACGAGTCGCTGCGCGACGTGCGGCGGCGGATCGAGCGTTCCGCCACACTGCTGCTGGTCGACGAGTTCCAGGACACCGACCAGGCGCAGGTCGATATCGTCACGGCGATCGCCGGCGACGCCCTGACCACCGGCGGGCTGTTCTTTGTCGGTGACTTCAAGCAGTCGATCTACCGCTTCCGCGGCGCCCAGCCGACCGTGTTCCGCGAGCTGCAAGGCAAGATCCCGGACGAGGGGCGGCTGCCGCTGTCGCAGAACTTCCGCAGCCAGCCGGCGGTGCTGGAGTTCGTCAACGAGCTGTTCGCGCCGCTGTTTGGAGCCGACTACCTGCCGCTCCGCCCTGCCCGGCCGCAGGTCGGACCCAAGCCTGCGGTGCAGTTTCTCTGGTCCGACGCGCCGCCGGAGACCAACGCCGAGGCGGGCCGCCGGGCCGAGGCCCAACGCGTCGCAGTCCACGTGCGGCAGCTGCTCGACGACCCAACGCCGCGGGTCGCGGAGCGTGTCGACGGCGAGTGGACCGCCCGCCGCGTACTGCCCGGCGACATCGCGATCTTGTTCCGGGCCCTGGGCGACGTGCAGCACTACGAACAAGCGCTCCGCGACGCGGGGGTCGATCACCACTTGATTGGCGGCCACGCGTTCTACTCGCAGCAGGAGGTCTACGACCTGCTCAACCTGCTCCGCAGCGTCACCAGCACGTGCGACGAGGTGAGCCTGGCGGGCGTGCTGCGGAGCCCGTTCTTCGCCCTCCAGGACGAGACCCTGCTGTGGCTGACCCGCGCGGGGGGATCGCTCAACGCCGGCCTGCTGCGGACACAGCCAATCAAGGAACTGAGCAACGCGCAGCAGGAGAGGGTAGCCGCCGCACGCGATGTGCTGACCGACCTGCGGCAGCGGAAGGGGGTCGCCAACACGGCCGAGCTGATCCGGCTGGCCCTCGACCGCACCGGCTACGACGCCGCGCTGCTGTCGGAGTTCCTGGGCGAGCGGAAGCTAGCGAACCTTGAGAAGATCATCGAGCAGGCGCGGGTCGCCGACCAGACGCGGCCCGGCGACGTCGACGCCTTCGTGCGGCAGCTCACCGAGTTCATCGCCAGCCAGCCGAAGGAGGCCAACGCCGCCACCGCCGACGAGGACGCCAGCGTCGTGCGGCTGATGACCGTGCACCATTCCAAGGGGCTCGAGTTCCCGGTCGTGTTCGTCGCGGACCTGGCCCGCAAGTCGTCGCCGGACCGCAGCGTCGCGGCCTTCGACGCCGACCTCGGCCCGTTGGTGAAGCCGACGAATCTCGAGCGCGGCGTCACTATCGGGCTCGAGCTGCACAAGAAGGCGCAGACCCGCGCCGAACGCGAGGAGCTGGTCCGGCTGCTGTATGTCGCGTGTACGAGGGCGGCGGACCTGCTGATCTTGTCGGCCGCGGTCGAGGACATTGAGCAGCCGAAGGGCGAGTGGCTGAAGCGGCTGGCCGAGGTGTTCAACCTTCAGACCGGTGCGGCGATCGACTCACAGACGGTGCACGCCGAGATCGTCCCGCCGACCGATTGGAAGCCGGCCGACGCGCAGCGCCAGCGTCGGCCCGATGTGCCGAAGCTTGTCCGCCAGGCCCTCCGCAAACCGGCGCCGCCTGCCGGTCACATCGGCCCGATCGGGGTGAACCCGTCCGAGCTGAAACGGTTCTCGGTGTCGCGTCTAACCGGCAGGTTCCACCTGGCGGCCGACCAACGACTGGCGGAGCCAGCCCCCGCGGACGACGCCGAGCCGATCGACCCGCGTGGGCTGGGGACGCTCGTGCACGCGGTGATGGAGCGGATCGACTTTGCCCACCCGACGCGGGTGCGGCAGTGGTGCGAGTCGCTCGCCCCGCGGCGGCTGCGACGGAACTGGCGGGCCGGCGCCGAGGAAGCGGAGCAGCTAATCAACCGCTTCCTGGCGAGCGACCGCTGCCGGCAGCTCGCTTCGGCGGAGCGCGTCGAGCGGGAGGTGGAGTTTGTCATGCCGTGGACCGGCGGCGGGTCGCTCGACGGGCCGGCGCTCCTGCAGGGGTACATCGACTGCCTGGTGGAGGTCTCGCCTGGCGAGTGGCAGTTGCTAGACTACAAAACGAACCGCGTGACGCCGGGAATGGTCCCTCAAGCGGCCGAGGCCTACCGGCTGCAGATGTCGGTCTACGCGTTGGCCATCGAGGCGACACTGCACAAGAGTCCTGCCGCGCTCACGCTGCACTTCCTGCGGCCGGGAGCCGAGACGAGCTTCCCCTGGGACGACGACGCCCGCCGCTGGGCCAACGCCGCCATTGACGATGCGATTCAATCGACCCGGGAGGCGGCGGCCGTGCATGGCTGACAGCAAACGCAAACAACACGGCGATTCGCACGAGGCCCAGCGCGGCTTCGCGCTGGACGTGGTGCGGACTCTGCGCGACGCGGGGCACCAGTCCTTGTGGGCCGGCGGCTGCGTGCGTGACCAATTGCTCGGCAAACGGCCCAAGGACTACGACGTCGCGACCTCGGCCACGCCCGAGCAGGTCCGCGGGGTGTTCGGCATGCGCCGCACGCTGCCGATCGGCGCCGCGTTCGGCGTGATCACCGTGCTCGGGCCAAAGGAGGCCGGGCAGATCGAGGTCGCCACGTTCCGCTCCGACGCCGGCTACTCTGACGGCCGCCGGCCCGACCGGGTCGAGTTCACCGACGCCCAACACGACGCCAGCCGCCGCGACTTCACGATCAACGGGCTGTTCTTCGACCCGCTCGGCGAGCAGGTCCTCGACTATGTGGGCGGCCAGCAAGACCTAGCCGCCGGGGTCGTCCGCGCAATCGGCGACGCCGACGCCCGCATCGAAGAAGACAAGCTCCGCATGCTGCGGGCGGTCCGCTTTGCCGCCACTTTCGCGTTTGAGCTCGCCCCCGACACGGCCGCCGCCGTCCAGCGGCACGCCGCCGAGATCGGCGTCGTGAGCGCCGAGCGGATCGGCGCCGAGCTCGCCCGGATGCTCACGCACGAGAACCGCAGGAACGCGGTCTGCATGCTGAGAGACCTAGACCTGCTAGCGCCGACGCTGCCCGAACTGGCGGGGCTCGCCGCACCCGAGTTCGACGCGCGGTGCAAGACCCTCAAGCGGCTTGCGGACCCGACTCTGCCGCTTGCGCTGGCCGCGTGCCTGCCTCGCTCGACCCGCAGCCCCGCCGGCGGCAGGCTATGCCGCCGGCTCAAGTTCACGGGCGACGACGCCAATCAGACCGACTGGCTGCTCGACCACTGCCCAGTGATCGAGGACGCGCGGGCGGTTGCTTGGCCGAAACTGCAGCGGGTGCTCGCGGCTCGCGGCGCCGAGGACGCCCTGCGGCTGGTCGACGCTGAGCAGGAAGCAGGCTCCCCGGAAACCGAGTACTGCCGTGCCAGAATGGCCCTCCCGGTCGAGCAGTGGAACCCGCCGCCGCTGGTCGACGGCGGCGACCTGATTGCCGCGGGGTTCCAGCCGGGGCCCGAGTTTGGGAAACTCCTGGAACAGATCCGCGACGAGCAGCTCGAGGGCCGGCTCGACTCCAAGCAGGCGGCGCTCGACTACCTGAGGTCGCGTGACGCGACCTCACACAACGAACGATAAGGGACCCGTATGCTCGCCCAGGCGCCCGAATTTGAACTCGACCTGATCGCCATCCTGCTGCGTGTGGTTCACACCGCGTGCGCCGGCACGTTGCTCGGCGGTCTGGTCTACATGCGGTTTGTACTCGCCCCCCGGACGGCCGAAGACGCCGAGCACGACTGCTACGCCGGCCGCCGCGGCGCGTGGGCGGCGTGCGTCGGCATCTGCACGGCGCTGCTGCTGGCGAGCGGCGCCTACAACTTCTGGGTGATCATCACCGAGAACGAAGTCCCGTCGCTGTACCACATGCTGTTCGGCATCAAGTTCCTGCTGGCGTTCGTGGTGTTTGCTCTGATGGCCCTGCTGGCCGGCAAGACCAACGTCGCGGCGAAGCTCCGTGGCAAGCTCATCCGCTGGCTCAACGTGACGCTGGCCGTT
This window harbors:
- a CDS encoding CCA tRNA nucleotidyltransferase: MADSKRKQHGDSHEAQRGFALDVVRTLRDAGHQSLWAGGCVRDQLLGKRPKDYDVATSATPEQVRGVFGMRRTLPIGAAFGVITVLGPKEAGQIEVATFRSDAGYSDGRRPDRVEFTDAQHDASRRDFTINGLFFDPLGEQVLDYVGGQQDLAAGVVRAIGDADARIEEDKLRMLRAVRFAATFAFELAPDTAAAVQRHAAEIGVVSAERIGAELARMLTHENRRNAVCMLRDLDLLAPTLPELAGLAAPEFDARCKTLKRLADPTLPLALAACLPRSTRSPAGGRLCRRLKFTGDDANQTDWLLDHCPVIEDARAVAWPKLQRVLAARGAEDALRLVDAEQEAGSPETEYCRARMALPVEQWNPPPLVDGGDLIAAGFQPGPEFGKLLEQIRDEQLEGRLDSKQAALDYLRSRDATSHNER
- a CDS encoding DUF1559 family PulG-like putative transporter → MRLRGRESRGFTLVELLVVIAIIGILIALLLPAVQAAREAARRNQCLSQMKQLVLATHNHHDTYKYFPLASSSPFVLPGNAVPTNIGVAGSDALNRSTANLNDGYSWMVQLLPYLEEQPLYNRISQNSGTFRNSAFDTGSANDSLFMTLSGAAASATNPYFWEQQLEFALCPSFPGDESVEITTVTTVGDGVATGNYIALASTHYTTGSQLGTSGSRDTNASPCTNSSYCGNGAIPFPGAPGGRVTKKGHSFASLSDGSSKVAMISESREQLYTSWYSGLAAYGVAFWPNYEGGGQVPNFTPNVANATNKNAWQLDSVNGAGATAAAHSLNKGTDKSATANAVPNPEDLYYENKSQNLHGSEAHKWGPSSAHPSVVQHGFGDGRAKAVAENIDTNVYLWMLTRNGRETFDDPN
- a CDS encoding UvrD-helicase domain-containing protein, whose amino-acid sequence is MSRLSYTNEQSAAIETRGVSIALDAGAGCGKTFVLTERFLAQLAPGDDALELHELVAITFTEAAAREMRERVRGKCLERLAAAAADEAPHWLRLLRSLDAARVSTIHAFCSTLVRNYALELRLDPSFQVLDQAAADVLLSESTDRRLRSLLDDRDADVITLAAEFGFAGLKSRVKPLRDYAGGFGLGEWAARPPEEMVAAWRDYFRKVVAPLELQQLAEDPAIDEIRSLIPECTGEAETRGKLAALDTALNALRQGETELDVAQLRKLAMVQGVCGKKNDWPSPDTKKLYGDACKRLRDRIDKLSKWADHEQQLEAAILGQRLARVTTAVVQEYTKAKRAASALDFNDLLGHARRLLTDESLRDVRRRIERSATLLLVDEFQDTDQAQVDIVTAIAGDALTTGGLFFVGDFKQSIYRFRGAQPTVFRELQGKIPDEGRLPLSQNFRSQPAVLEFVNELFAPLFGADYLPLRPARPQVGPKPAVQFLWSDAPPETNAEAGRRAEAQRVAVHVRQLLDDPTPRVAERVDGEWTARRVLPGDIAILFRALGDVQHYEQALRDAGVDHHLIGGHAFYSQQEVYDLLNLLRSVTSTCDEVSLAGVLRSPFFALQDETLLWLTRAGGSLNAGLLRTQPIKELSNAQQERVAAARDVLTDLRQRKGVANTAELIRLALDRTGYDAALLSEFLGERKLANLEKIIEQARVADQTRPGDVDAFVRQLTEFIASQPKEANAATADEDASVVRLMTVHHSKGLEFPVVFVADLARKSSPDRSVAAFDADLGPLVKPTNLERGVTIGLELHKKAQTRAEREELVRLLYVACTRAADLLILSAAVEDIEQPKGEWLKRLAEVFNLQTGAAIDSQTVHAEIVPPTDWKPADAQRQRRPDVPKLVRQALRKPAPPAGHIGPIGVNPSELKRFSVSRLTGRFHLAADQRLAEPAPADDAEPIDPRGLGTLVHAVMERIDFAHPTRVRQWCESLAPRRLRRNWRAGAEEAEQLINRFLASDRCRQLASAERVEREVEFVMPWTGGGSLDGPALLQGYIDCLVEVSPGEWQLLDYKTNRVTPGMVPQAAEAYRLQMSVYALAIEATLHKSPAALTLHFLRPGAETSFPWDDDARRWANAAIDDAIQSTREAAAVHG
- a CDS encoding PD-(D/E)XK nuclease family protein, with amino-acid sequence MQIILGPPGARLAEESVRLYVGGLESGPFAAGSWLLVESATAAPELTALLATQTGGMLAPGVKPLHQAADAVVGAAPEPITPLGPVARNRLIEEILLRGGFSGRFRLLQEARGSAGGLDYVAAAIRDFALANAEPDEVLDNAAALRNPRISELARAYQDYCRECTRRRLLDREGRLRHACELLESGRLPGGPPGLVAAVGLDRLSLLESRFLQAAFRGAERRVAAFTIDSPAAFETDHAASAIYAGPVQTVQRLRTLFPDSTTTWIESGLPATDARRHALDGMFRDPRDTIVPAAPATPGSIRVRGAKGLQDEADAAAHQAKRLLLSGAAADELVVATRSLGAWAPRLREAFAQAGVPVAIEGAKSFGETSLGRSVGLLLRLAAGNWAFEEVQSVVSSPRFAGLDSRLSGDERPLASRFGFATRRAAVEWIVGEQLLPKGRRALIDRVTWLATTEQESAPEPNTDQATPRPESPDRRRARLSAAATLAAPALQLLGDATQEFGQEAPPLAWHDRIAAALTLLDYRSYDPLTQADDVAALAALEDALASLAQLAELRGGEATALPLPEVQRLVQGWQSRLRLDQRWDSEGRVRLLTAETACQTGCGHLLLVGLDEQSFPRPDATIAIGVADDQQQLHHGNEMLLFAKLLAAPRESVTLSYAAVDEKAQTLNPSSFVAELERLFPPGSLRETSAPVAATAQDALQLRRQAVRRLMEGDAQPLAQFAGLPDAPAASLGAALIASHDRSHGEHFGPYEGVLGGSTAAEWAATRFGPEHLWSASQLEDYGECPFKFYMKHVLRAEPLESLALDVDYRRRGSLLHDAMVRFHRHVNDLLGVGSAPSTLDAEAFTAAFRAAVEEAFQTLATAQHEAVVAEIEMMQAAAWDQEYWRQHAAYDQKHNSFEEPLSPRHFEARFGPEVSAPDETPDPLSTQQPFTLEAGGLQILLTGQVDRIDVGRVAGQAVFSIIDYKTARSLTLKQEDIESGRLLQLVLYTIAVSDHLFAGQDIAPWRSGYWVVQNDGFKTGKLPQPGEQAGGQIVTAEDWQELVATVRQRVGEIVRDVRAARFPMFNTDEDCGGRCEFRTTCRVSQARSLGKTPIGEDA